The sequence GGTACATTATGTACCATGACAACACGTAGCGAAAATGTACCAAAAGTTCGCCCTCCCCTGACAGATCTTGAAAACCAAATCATGCATGTAATTTGGAGCCGCGGGCCATCCTCGGTCGAGGCCGTTTACCAGGCTCTCTCTCCGCCGCGTAAGCTTAAGGAATCGAGCGTCCGCACCATGCTCCGCAGGCTGGAAAAAAAGGGATACCTGTCGCATGAATCCGATGGACGCGCGTATATCTACAATGCTGCGGAACTGCCACGCCGCCTGGCCGCGCGGGCAGTGCGACAGATTATCGATCGATTTTGCCAGGGCTCCGTCGAAGAACTCGTCACGGGCATGGTCGACGCGCAAGTGCTGACCAATGAAGAACTGGATCGGCTGGCGCATCTCGCCCGAAAGCGCCGGAAAGGAGACCAGTAAATGGACGCCATCCTTGGGATTCTCGGCGAGAGTTCGGTCAGGGCAACGATTATCTCGCTTGCGGTCATGGCTGTTCTCCGGTCGTTGCGGGTGAAGTCCCCGAGGGTCCTACACCGCGCCTGGACCTGCGTGCTTATGGCAATGCTGCTTCTTCCGGCGCTCTCTTTATGGACACCTGGAATTGCAGTGCGGATTCTCCCGCCGGCACCAGCGGTGCAGGGAGTCTCAGACCTCCGAGCAGCATCGAAGGCTATTCCAAACCCGGTCGAGTTTGTGGCGGCTGAGTCCGCTAAACTCATTGCACCCAGTCAACCGCTGGTCCGCGGCTATTTCTCTCGATTGGATCTATATCGAAGTGCAATTTTACTGTACCTGGCGGGCCTTGGTGTCCTGCTGGCCAGGCTTCTCGTGGGTATGGCGCTGGCCGTACGGATTGCTCGCGAAGCCTCCATGGACGGCAAGCTGTTTCACAGCGCTCGATGCAGAGCTCCTCTCAGCGTGGGCCTGTTTCGTCCCCGGATTCTCCTGCCTGATCAATCAAAGCATTGGGATACGGCGAAGCTCGACGCCGTTCTTGCCCATGAGCAGGCGCATGTACACCGGCTCGATCCATTGGTCGAATGGCTGGCCATGCTGAATCGGTGTATCTACTGGTTTCATCCACTGGCATGGTGGCTGCGTCGCAAGCTCGCGGTGCTGGCAGAACAGGCTTGCGACGAGGCCGTGCTCGCGCAGGGTCATGACGCGGCCCGATATGCCGAGCTTCTCGTGGAATTGGCCCGCTCGGTAAAGCGTGGCGGCAAATTGGTAGCTGTCTGGGGCTCTTCCATCGACGGCAGCACGCTCGCGGTGCGCATCCGGCGGATCCTGGCCACCGGCCGAAGTCCGGCACTCTCCGGAACCCGAATCGCCATTCTTGCGGTGCTCTGTGCCGGCGCGATCGTCGTCCCGGCTCTAGTCACGCCGGCGCGGACGCAGGCAGCGTTGGCCCTCCAGCCGGCGACAAGTGAGTTCCCACCTCTTACGGCCGGCGAATATACCAGCCGGACGAATCAATCAAAAATGCAAACGGAGGCGGGAGAAGCAGCAAGGGATTTATTGGCCGCTGCCGGCCAGGAGGCAGCGCCAAGGAAAGGTGCACTTCCTGCTGACAGCACGCTAATCCAGACTGGAAAGGATATGTTGAAACGAAACCAGTTCAAGGAAGCGCGTGCGGCTTTCGAACTGCTGGTCCGAAATTATCCGGGCAGCGCCTTTGAGCCAGAGGCCTATTTCGCAATGGGTAATTCGTTCCGCAATGAGGGCGGAAAAGAGAATCTGTT is a genomic window of Terriglobia bacterium containing:
- a CDS encoding BlaI/MecI/CopY family transcriptional regulator, which gives rise to MTTRSENVPKVRPPLTDLENQIMHVIWSRGPSSVEAVYQALSPPRKLKESSVRTMLRRLEKKGYLSHESDGRAYIYNAAELPRRLAARAVRQIIDRFCQGSVEELVTGMVDAQVLTNEELDRLAHLARKRRKGDQ
- a CDS encoding GWxTD domain-containing protein, whose translation is MDAILGILGESSVRATIISLAVMAVLRSLRVKSPRVLHRAWTCVLMAMLLLPALSLWTPGIAVRILPPAPAVQGVSDLRAASKAIPNPVEFVAAESAKLIAPSQPLVRGYFSRLDLYRSAILLYLAGLGVLLARLLVGMALAVRIAREASMDGKLFHSARCRAPLSVGLFRPRILLPDQSKHWDTAKLDAVLAHEQAHVHRLDPLVEWLAMLNRCIYWFHPLAWWLRRKLAVLAEQACDEAVLAQGHDAARYAELLVELARSVKRGGKLVAVWGSSIDGSTLAVRIRRILATGRSPALSGTRIAILAVLCAGAIVVPALVTPARTQAALALQPATSEFPPLTAGEYTSRTNQSKMQTEAGEAARDLLAAAGQEAAPRKGALPADSTLIQTGKDMLKRNQFKEARAAFELLVRNYPGSAFEPEAYFAMGNSFRNEGGKENLFRAEDYYRNFIIFFPTNPKVADAQMEIVRILMNQVQTSDRNRRELDRALAEINKFLALFPNSEYVPIVQQYKEEINRKLSESDLRPTDAVQEKSPSTQENRIADSYRKWLQEEVVYIISKEEQSAFLALTTNEEREQFIAQFWARRNPDPRATNNPAKLEHYRRLAYANEHFACGIPGWKTDRGRIYILYGEPDGKEAHPSGGTSQREFWEGGGQTRVYPFERWRYDHLAGGIGPAEFEFVDRSLDGCFPLLREARYFGVAHMNQNDSTKPPAADAEAIIGKWYLVEFAADETAIPEHRVDFVFYAEGAGYRGAVLLRTGVEKPLKSVQFDGKILRLQMMAPDGQSQAEMPWLVVTLMNGRFEGYYQNSAGAPIGPKLKLVRFPK